Proteins found in one Miscanthus floridulus cultivar M001 chromosome 4, ASM1932011v1, whole genome shotgun sequence genomic segment:
- the LOC136549182 gene encoding uncharacterized protein has product MVMRETDKADKKGNIDEIKQYRDARWVTPPEALWRIYGFDLSKNHPLKRKNSVFQVGRVISAHPAKGERYFLCVLLNNIAGSTSYKHLRTVDGMLLPSFHEVVERRGLIEEDNTLDECLTEATLFQMPSSLRRLFATILVFCEPHDVTGLWKKYYDTMSEDYNPNHPSPDLVQQMVLIDIRNMLQYMGKDIRSFPLLDIDHSYDDASHISREIFEEASVEQNPEDVLLCDSLNAEQRSAYDEIMAAICSKQEVNGDDNVRIPNEICVPYSGDAEKDLHTLIDIIFADLNANMADKVYITTRGGETVYHSFDSAVDDPHNYYPSEFLNSLTPNGLPPHVLKLKLGCPVILLRNIDPANGPCNGTRLVVRGFRRNTINAEIVVGQHAGKRVFLPRISLCPPDDEMFPFQFKRKQFPIRLSFAMTVNKSQGQTIPNVGVYLPAPVFSHGQLYVAMSRATSKTNIKILALSPDAEAQEEEAKKIEKKNAKKNVEGKI; this is encoded by the exons ATGGTGATGAGGGAGACCGACAAAGCAGACAAGAAAGGGAacattgatgagatcaagcagtatAGAGATGCTCGGTGGGTGACACCTCCAGAAGCACTATGGAGGATATATGGCTTTGACTTGAGCAAGAACCATCCACTA AAAAGGAAAAACTCTGTTTTTCAAGTTGGAAGAGTCATCTCAGCTCATCCTGCTAAGGGAGAACGTTACTTTCTTTGTGTTCTCTTGAACAATATTGCTGGTTCTACCTCATACAAACATCTGAGGACGGTTGATGGCATGCTACTACCTTCATTCCATGAAGTTGTAGAAAGGAGGGGTCTAATCGAAGAAGACAATACACTGGATGAATGTCTAACTGAAGCTACTTTATTCCAGATGCCTTCCTCTCTACGGAGGCTATTTGCAACAATATTGGTATTCTGTGAGCCACATGATGTGACGGGGTTGTGGAAAAAATACTACGATACAATGTCAGAGGACTACAACCCCAATCATCCATCCCCGGATCTAGTGCAACAAATGGTTTTGATAGACATTAGAAACATGCTGCAATATATGGGGAAGGACATAAGGTCATTTCCTCTTCTAGATATTGATCACTCATACGACGATGCTAGCCATATTTCTCGTGAGATATTTGAGGAAGCTAGCGtcgagcagaatcctgaagatgtGCTATTGTGCGACTCACTCAACGCCGAGCAAAGGTCTGCCTATGATGAGATAATGGCCGCTATCTGCAGCAAACAAG AGGTTAACGGAGATGACAATGTACGTATTCCAAACGAGATATGTGTCCCATACTCTGGAGATGCCGAGAAAGATCTTCATACATTGATCGACATCATCTTTGCAGATCTAAATGCAAATATGGCGGACAAAGTCTACATCACCACCAGA GGCGGCGAGACGGTGTATCACAGTTTTGACTCTGCGGTAGATGATCCACATAACTACTATCCATCGGAGTTCCTTAACAGTTTGACCCCCAACGGGCTACCTCCACACGTCTTGAAGCTCAAGCTCGGGTGTCCTGTcatattgcttaggaatattgaccCTGCCAATGGGCCATGCAACGGTACAAGGCTGGTGGTGCGGGGGTTCCGAAGAAATACAATCAACGCTGAAATCGTGGTGGGGCAGCATGCGGGGAAGCGGGTATTCCTTCCTCGAATATCGCTATGCCCGCCTGATGACGAGATGTTCCCGTTCCAGTTTAAGAGGAAGCAATTTCCTATCAGGCTGAGCTTTGCCATGACGGTCAATAAGTCACAAGGCCAAACTATCCCGAACGTGGGTGTGTACCTACCCGCACCGGTGTTCTCTCACGGTCAGTTGTACGTTGCGATGTCTAGAGCCACGTCAAAAACCAATATTAAGATCCTTGCCCTCTCGCCTGATGCGGAGGCACAAGAGGAGGAGGCCAAAAAGATAGAGAAGAAAAATGCTAAAAAGAATGTCGAGGGAAAAATATAA